A single window of Drosophila suzukii chromosome 3, CBGP_Dsuzu_IsoJpt1.0, whole genome shotgun sequence DNA harbors:
- the LOC108007617 gene encoding LOW QUALITY PROTEIN: uncharacterized protein (The sequence of the model RefSeq protein was modified relative to this genomic sequence to represent the inferred CDS: substituted 1 base at 1 genomic stop codon) gives MICNGNEFSTTCQEDGIYYPPLPSPNCVETLRPFIRSVQDRRYPHTIYVVGLSDGTRQMELFYSCXDAETMTAYWSINTVHPTASRSERPRASFIRDGLISARDAASFQQSNIYNRFEALLGPEQRYIASPQTLSFDQGHLTPAGDFPNAWASQQTNRYQNVVPQYYRINRGNWRNVENWVRQQHDTLIVCTGALGVLELNNRNQVPTPIYLAEGRNPVPRWIYKIIYSVDSKKTTVILTSNNGWETERPNPEALCRVVPCPPTLIRTEVGFTFCCDPTDFIKRNNPWFLGAFRQTKYPFRDELRL, from the exons ATGATCTGCAATGGCAACGAGTTTAGTACCACTTGCCAGGAAGACGGGATATATTATCCACCACTACCCAGTCCCAACTGTGTAGAGACCCTAAGGCCATTTATTAGGTCCGTTCAAGATCGCAGATATCCGCATACCATATATGTCGTGGGTTTATCGGACGGGACTAGACAAATGGAGCTCTTTTATAGCTGCTAGGACGCAGAAACGATGACGGCGTATTGGTCCATCAACACGGTCCACCCGACAGCTTCAA gaTCTGAGCGACCACGAGCGAGCTTCATCCGTGATGGCTTAATTTCTGCCAGAGATGCGGCCTCTTTTCAACAGAGTAATATTTATAATCGGTTTGAAGCTCTTCTCGGACCGGAACAGCGGTATATAGCTTCTCCACAAACTCTCTCCTTCGACCAAGGACACCTGACTCCCGCCGGAGACTTTCCCAACGCCTGGGCTAGCCAGCAGACTAATAGGTACCAAAATGTTGTCCCCCAATACTACAGAATCAACCGGGGCAATTGGAGGAATGTTGAAAATTGGGTTCGTCAACAACACGATACCCTGATAGTCTGCACCGGGGCTTTGGGTGTACTTGAACTGAACAACAGGAATCAAGTGCCGACGCCGATTTACCTAGCAGAAGGCAGAAACCCAGTTCCCAGGTGGATCTACAAAATCATTTATAGTGTCGACAGCAAAAAAACAACAGTGATTTTGACATCAAACAATGGATGGGAAACTGAAAGACCAAACCCAGAAGCTTTATGTCGAGTTGTGCCTTGCCCCCCAACATTAATACGTACTGAAGTTGGATTCACATTCTGCTGCGATCCAACTGACTTTATTAAAAGGAACAACCCATGGTTTCTGGGTGCATTCAGACAAACAAAATACCCATTTAGGGATGAATTACGTTTGTAG
- the LOC108007636 gene encoding uncharacterized protein gives MKSQAVKMHDLKFLWVGLSFLLGNVSAICIIHKSLLSTKNIYLSHNNGKYDIQHSDMVANGQTIYLLCNGGIQRTGFQCQSNNDFNPPLNTAICSVPFVPSVVQLRKPDCLNPSRMYMVGFNVNGNFMELYRNCFNGNSLAFQHSIYMVYRHENTAPRPTPPWTSDGLSGGFDNAYEGRATQACLLTNLGATQPQCKFDRGHMTPASAFMFTEHKKATFKYLNAIPQYRGINRGNWKTVETWVNNVVKGLYDSTTRTYDVLKVCTGAMGVHRLRHTNNNNMISIFLLDNNKIPVPEWMYKIVSHLSGDKWVMLTYNDVIVPAQQDLKQICRQINCHPGLHLNGRSVGHTVCCDPFHFISRNVPHLTGVC, from the exons ATGAAATCCCAAGCTGTGAAGATGCATGATCTAAAGTTTCTCTGGGTTGGCCTATCTTTCC TTTTAGGAAATGTCAGCGCTATATGTATTATTCATAAAAGTTTGTTgtcaacaaaaaatatttatttaagccACAATAATGGGAAGTACGATATTCAGCATAGTGATATGGTGGCCAACGGCCAAACGATCTATTTGCTTTGTAACGGAGGAATTCAACGTACTGGATTTCAGTGTCAATCTAACAATGATTTTAATCCACCTTTAAACACTGCTATATGCTCAGTGCCATTTGTCCCGTCTGTTGTACAATTAAGAAAACCCGATTGTCTCAATCCTTCTCGTATGTATATGGTGGGCTTTAACGTCAATGGAAACTTTATGGAGCTGTATCGAAACTGTTTCAATGGTAACAGCTTAGCATTCCAACATTCCATCTATATGGTCTACCGCCACGAAAATA CCGCTCCACGTCCTACCCCTCCATGGACTTCGGATGGATTAAGTGGAGGATTTGATAATGCTTATGAGGGAAGAGCTACTCAAGCTTGCTTGCTGACTAACCTGGGTGCAACACAGCCGCAGTGTAAATTTGATCGTGGCCACATGACACCAGCCTCTGCTTTCATGTTCACAGAGCATAAGAAAGCCACctttaagtatttaaatgcCATCCCCCAATATCGTGGAATCAATCGTGGCAACTGGAAGACAGTCGAGACCTGGGTAAACAATGTAGTAAAGGGACTATATGATAGTACAACGCGAACCTACGATGTTCTTAAAGTTTGCACAGGAGCAATGGGAGTGCATAGATTGAGACATACGAATAATAACAATATGATATCAATTTTCCTTTTGGATAATAACAAAATTCCCGTTCCCGAATGGATGTACAAGATAGTGAGCCATCTTTCTGGAGACAAATGGGTTATGTTAACATACAACGACGTTATTGTCCCTGCTCAGCAGGACTTAAAGCAGATCTGCCGGCAGATCAATTGTCATCCAGGCCTTCATCTGAATGGGAGAAGTGTGGGTCACACTGTCTGCTGCGATCCGTTCCATTTTATTAGTAGAAACGTTCCACATTTGACTGGTGTTTGCTAA